GAAAAGCTTAAACCCTTCCACAAACCCTAAAAATGATGCAACTTGTAACTAAGCAATAAACCTATTTATATTTGTGAAGTGTCGCCGATTTAGGAAACAGTTCCATGTCTTTTCCAACAAAAAAACACTTTTCTCGGACTCCATACACGAGAGTCTAGTTTGTTTATCATTAGACTAACACTTTGTTGGTGTGAGATTAGTTAACTATAAGGTAATTCGTTattgagaaaataaaaatgactCGATGAAGATATTGGATTTGATGGTGTTTTTTTTAAACTACAAAGTGTCTTCTATCAACAATCTTGGTTAATTTGGGAGTGGTGAAAGTTATATCTATCTTTAAGGTTGTGACTTACAAGCATCGTACTCACGACCTTAAAGCTTCAAACGATCACTTTTAACCACTAATACTCATTAAGatgatttttttgttacaagaggaatactaaagaggaaaagaaactaCACTGCTACATCCATATACAACGACGGTATGAGGAGCAAAGGGGAACTCGCCAGATACAACATAAAGAACTTTCTCTTGAAGCAATCCGTGTAAGACCATTCGCTGCATTATTCCTATCACGAGGGATAAGAGACACAAAAACACGCCAATTACACGAAAGGAGATCTCTAACTCTCCCAATCGTCTCCTTCTCCCAATATGTAGACACATCCACATTGGTTTGAAGCACTTACACCGCTTGCCTACAATATGAGAAACAAGACACATCCATGAAACCGTTCTCCCAAGATGATTTGAGTGTTTAACATAAGATTAAATGACAAACAAGTTAGGATTTAGTGTAATCAAGGAAAATCAAtagtttaaaatataaaattcaatCATAAAATTCTAGCTATGTTCCAAATAATGCATATATTTAAATATCACAAAATGAATTCcaatatattaattttcttttaagcaaatgttagttgttaattgttagtaaatttgtTCCTTTTGAACCCTGACCTTCACCTTTCAATACCATTCAtttcccttagctcaccaagtAAGCTATCCAATCCTCGACATGTGTTTAATATCCCCTATTGAAAAACTACACCCTTTTCTTCAACATTTGGTGGATTGAAAAAAATTCCTTTCATCATAGTAGCCTCAACCTATGCTTCATTCTTTAACTTCCATCTTAGCTTCTAACTCTTTGGCCATTTAAGAACTTCCTTTGGATCCTCAACTTTCCCCTTCGCGCGTGAAGTAAGGGCATTTCATTATAAGCCAAAGATTCCTCTCTCAATTTGAACTCTCTTCTTCTTGGTGCTTCAATTAACTAAGATATTTGTAAAATGCTTACTTGAGGAAGTATCATTGGCTTGCTTGGAGAATTAAATAGTTCGTCATTGTTATTGTTCAGGTTGTTGGTGCTACTTTTGAATTATCAGGTTAAAAGGGCTTCTACAAGGACCAGTTGATAGGatattttttcttctataaTCATAGATACTGAAGCAAGCTTTAGATATGATTGTGGTAAGTGATATATCTTTATCTTAGAAGCAAAGTTTATTATGTGCTAGCCATACACCATAGCACAATCACAAAGCAGAAAGCATTTCTATGACTTTCGAGAGAGAGAGTTTTGGATGAATCTGCCAAGCCATTTAGTGAAAATGTCATCAATTTGATCGGTGAATTGAAGGGCTAATGGAGATAGGAATAAAAATTCTCAAAATCCAGCTACCAACACAAAAGGCATGGTCAATGCTCATTATGTCTATGACACTTGGGACAGTAGGATGCACAAATTAGCCTTAGGAATCAGGACTGCAATTTTTGAAGTTTCCCTTGGAGTTTATCTGGAAAGGTCAACCTTTTGATTCATACTTATCTCTTTGCAACCTTGTGAATATGGCATTTTCCAAAGATTGAAGGGGACACCCAGTAAAGAGAAAAATAGATATATCAATGTGTGAAAATTGATATCTGTTCAACTCTTGTGCAAACTTGGTCATGTTTGGTTCTCAAATAGTTGACCCTGAAAAAGACCTTCACAAGAAATGGCAATTGACAGAGTAGATAATATCTCTATATTATTACATGAATACCATGCAACCAATTACATTGAGAAATGGAAATCTAATCAGCTGGAATATCTCCATGCTGGAGAAAGGACAGTGAGTGGCCATAGGTCCTAAGCTATTGCTGCTTTGCTATCTCAACAGAAACAACACTGAAAAGAAAGCAATGGAAGAAATGAGCTACATTTAAACCAAATATGTTGTGTCGCGGAAAATATAGAGAACTTTACAGCAGATACCTGGACAATAAGATATGGTAATTTCACATCAAGTTTGGTCTTATTGGAGCAATTTCCTGTTGATCCGTATCATGGGAATGTGAGCAATTTTGGGCCAATCTTCAGATTTCCTTCCTCTACATCTTTCTTCAAGTCTTGGACTTCTCACGATATGAAGGGTAGAAATCGAACAAGGAAGCTTTGCAGGCATACACTGAAGTTTTGGGCAGCATGCAATCCCCAAAGTCTCTAGAGAGGTCAATTTTTGAAGGCTGTCCTCATCTAGATACTTCAAGTTCCAAAGAGCAAGGATATGAAAGGATGTAAGAGTGGATGGAAGCAGCCATCTTTCTGGGAAGGATTCTCCATCTTCGCATGCACCCGCTATAGCGAAGCTTCTAAGAAAGCGCAGTCTTTGCAAATCCCAGTTCTTCCTGTTGGTAAATAGTTTAGCACAGTGAAAGATCTCAAGTAAGTTCAGACTATCTGGAAAACCTCCCTCTGGAATTGACTCAAGTTCTGGACACTCTTTTATGTTCAAAGTCATGAGGGACAGGAGCATCTTGTTCATCTGCTGCGGAAAAGACTtcaattttttacatttttccaAATGTAAATTTGTCATATTTGGAGCTCTGAGTCCACCTTCAGGAAAAGATTCAAAGTTAGGACAATTGCAGATCCTTAAGGAATTCAGAGATTGAAGATATTGCAACTGCACCCCGGTGACTACAAGAGACTCCAAATTCTGGCATCCTTGTATTTCAAGGTGGATCATGTTTGGGAACAAGTCCATTATGAAAGACCTCAGGGAATCACAACTCCATTTGATGCATAAGAACTCAAGATATGGAAAGCATTGGCTCATAGGAAACTCAATGTTCTCACAGTTTATAATGGTAAGTGATTTTAATGTGTTTGCAATGCCATTACTAGGAAGGTGTTGAATGAGAGGACAACTTGAGATACTCAACTTTTCAATGCAAGAACTTCTGTTATCTATTGCCTCAAATAGTGACTCTGCTGCATTATAACTACTGATTTTCAGGTTCAATAGTTGAGGCAGTAGACTCTGAATTGAAACCTTCTCACAACATTCTAATTGCAATTCACAGATTGTTGGGGGAACTACAACCACAAGCTGTTCACATTTTGTAATAACAATCTTTTCTATGGAAGGTAGCTTTTGGATCAAGTTCAAGCCCTTCAGTTTTGGGCAATTTTTTATAGCGAGTCGTTTAAGACAAGGAAATgcaccatcttcatcttccttccCTTCCTCCCCGAAAGGAAGCCATTCTTGCCACTGAGGCATGTTCTCAAAATGCAAACTCTCAAGGCACCTAAATGGTGTGGTATTGTGGGTCTGAGATTTCTTCGCATCCATAGAAGAATTGTTGTAAAACACACCATCAACATGAGTGACGATCATAAACCCCACCAATGAGAGGGCTTTCAAGGAAGGCAATTGCCCCAGTGTTGGCAAACAAAGACAATTTGCACAATCATTAAGGGATAGAGATACTAACTTTGAGAATTGACAATCTCCTAACCAGGCTGGGAATGATGTACTGCCATAATTTCTGATGGTAAGTTTTTCCAAGGTCATAGGAGGCTCCAACCAATGCAATAGGCTTCTAACATTTTTTGATTCATCTGCATTTGTACCCCAAATCAACATTAATTCATTAAGTTCCATATTCCCCAACAAATTAGCCTTCATAGCATCATGTGGATAGGTGACATTTTGGAGATTTGAAATAGAGATCTTTCCCTTAAGAAAAGGAAAATTCTTCAGCTCTTCAATGCCAGACCCTTGCCCACTACCCTGAACAAATCTAGTTAAGGTTTGAAGATTTGTCAAAGTACCCATATGAGGTGGCATTTCACCTATTATTGTTCCCCTGATATCCAAACACCTCAAGTTGATCAAACTTCCTATTTGAAGTGGTAATTCAGCAAGATGAGAACAGTTTGTCAACAATAAAATCTCCAATTTGTGCAGAGAACAAGTGGACTCAGGTAACTTGGAGATTGGAGTGGCGCTGAGGTCTAGATATCGTAAATGTATCAAGTCACCCAAGAAATCAGGTAAAGCTGTCAAATTACCACAGTGTGACAGAGAAAGGATCCTTAAActtttatgttttgaaattaAGCTGCTCACAGCCTCATTGTTCAAACATCTTGGACATGACAAAGCCTGCGATGGAAGAAAAGTCCGCAGGTTTTCACATGTAGCCATAATTTTCTCCAAATCATCAAGCTGGAGCTTTGAATTATATGACAAATAGCGAGTTCTTTTTGAGGGGAGAGTGTTCATCTTGCCCTCCAATCTCAATGAGAAATCTCCTGAGACAAATTCAGCTAAATCAACAATGAGATCATGCATGATAAAGCGCCTCCTACTTGAATTAAGAAAGAATGACCTGGATGCTAGATTGTTGAAGTATTCAGTACCGAGTTCTTCCGCATTTCCATTCCGTTTGGGATGCAGCAGCAGATCTTCTGCCATCCACAAGCGCACGAGTTCCTTTCTTCGAAATTGGTAGTTTTTGGGAAATATGGAACAATAAGCAAAACACCGCTTAAGAGTTGAGGGAAGATAGTAATAACTCAACATGAGAGCTGGAAGAATATTGCTCCTATCACTTGGAAAGTCCCATATCTTGCTTTCCAGAACCTTCACCCATTCTCTTGAATCTACTTTGGACCGCAAGAGACCCCCAAGAGCTTTTGCTGCTAATGGAAGTCCCCTGCATTTTTTCACTATTTCCCTGCCAATATCTTCCAATGCAGTACTTCTTTTAAACCTTCCTCCTTCAAATGCATGCTCAGAAAACAGCAACCAACAATCATCATCTGCTAGTGGTTTTAAATGGTAACTTGGAACAGTAAGCATAGCTGATGCAACATTTTCATTGCGGGTTGTTACAAGGACACAACTTCCTTGAGCACCAAATTCGAATGGGCGCCTTAATATCTCCCACATGGTATAGCTTTCGTTCCAAACATCATCTAGAACAATTAAGAATCTCTTGTTATGAAGGAACTCTTTCAACTTTATCTGTTGTAAATTAAGATCCATTGTGTCACATGTTAAAGGGATTGCCTCTAGAATGGCCTTGGTTAGTTTGAAGACATCAAATTCTTGGTTAACACAAACCCATGCTTTGATGTCAAAATGCTGCttcactttttcatcattgtacaCAAATTGAGCAAGAGTAGTTTTCCCAACTCCTCCCATACCAACTATAGGGAGCACACATATCTTATCACTACCAATACCATAATCTGATGCAGAAACCAAAAGTTGAATAACATTACCCTTATCAGCATCTCTTCCATAGACAGAACATTTTCCTGCTAAAGAAGTTGTTTGAAGATTTCTATGTGGTGTCTGATTGGCACCTTCCCTCAAACCCAAAACATCTTTTTGTTTCACAAGATTGTCCATTTTTTCTAAACTGGTCTCCATCCTTTCAATGAAATCACCAAGTGAAGAAGCATGTGAAGAGACAGATACCTTACTAAAAGTGCTGCTCAAGAAAACAGCTTCCATTTTCTGCCTTGAAGATGATACACTGATCTTGTCTAAAAGGTCTTCAACTTCAAACATAGCATCCTTGAGATCATTGAGCCATTCCCTTATGTGAAAATCTGTGGTTTGCCTCTCCTCAGCATGGTTGACCAGAGCATCAACTGAGCGCAGTGTTATCTTCAACTTGTCTAGCAGGTTAGGACCATTGTCTTGTTTTATTCCCCTTATGAAATCAACCATCTCACGAGTGGCCACTCTCTCAAACAAGGTTTGGACCAAAGCAGAGAGAAAAGCCCCTCCCACCAATTCAGCTGCCatgatctttttctttctttcttgatGATAGAACTTGGAAGCGGAATGATGATATGGTGTTTGCAAACACAAAGATGGTAAATGCTAAATAACTAATGAGCTGCCACACCACAAAAAAAGTCATATCCACTTGGCATATTAGGCGGATACTTTCATGCCGGCATGAAAACTATGAAGATTAAAGGCTTAAACTAAGGACAGAATATGTAAAGATGTCAATCTggtccctgaaaaaaaaaaacatttaaatgttatctttgaaaatttgttttaaaatcaaattaaattctTGTACCTACGTGTCATTAGTTTTGACTAGCCAACCGTCCATGAAACGAGTTTAGTCAGCTAAGCTGACCATATAGACTTTTTAGCATCAGTTTTAGTTCCTGAAAATTTCTATAAGTCATTCTTCTTTCAGGatcattttcttcctcctccacctTCATCTTATTCCTCTTCCCCCTTCTTCATATTGCTCAAACCCCGAAATTCATCCACTCATTCCTACTTTATCATCCACCCAGTACTGCTTGGACTTTGTGATGATAACTTCTCAAATATTAGCAAGTAATTTATCTTGGACGAAATATATTCCTCATTATAAGAAGTAAATGGGAGTTTGTACTGCATTAATTACTTTTGACAATCTTGTTTTATTTAATTGGACaatctcttttttttattcCTCAATACGTTAtcgaaataaaaaaaaactgagtTAAGAGTAGTTTTGAAAAATTAACAAATTGATGACAAATTTAATGCTACTAACTAGATTAACTATATTTCCACATAATCATATCTTATCCTAGTGTAATTCGCTGCTTTTACGCCTGCATGATAGGATAATGAAATCATATCCATTATCCTATCGCGTCCATGTCCATCACGTGTCAAATTGACCCAGAGAGAAACTAAGTTAGAACCAAGCATGATATGATAACAATTTTTTATTCCTTTTACACCCTTGTTGCATAATAAAATGATAGGCCTAACACTTTAGTCTAATATTGACCAAGTCATACGCATGTGAGAATAAATATTCATAATTAAAATAAGAGCTCtacttataaaatataatacaaTGTTAACACTTAATACCGAACAATGTTAGCAACAAACAATTGATAAActcataatatattatatacgCTTACGTGCCTAGCTAATATGACATCTCATACCAAACGAGTCTTATTAGATGTCAAACGAGCCTTATTAAATGTCAAGATGAATTTACATTTGTGCAACATCTGAAGGATAAAATAACTGAAAGATTACCTATTAATATTTCGATCAT
This portion of the Lotus japonicus ecotype B-129 chromosome 3, LjGifu_v1.2 genome encodes:
- the LOC130748336 gene encoding putative disease resistance RPP13-like protein 1, which produces MAAELVGGAFLSALVQTLFERVATREMVDFIRGIKQDNGPNLLDKLKITLRSVDALVNHAEERQTTDFHIREWLNDLKDAMFEVEDLLDKISVSSSRQKMEAVFLSSTFSKVSVSSHASSLGDFIERMETSLEKMDNLVKQKDVLGLREGANQTPHRNLQTTSLAGKCSVYGRDADKGNVIQLLVSASDYGIGSDKICVLPIVGMGGVGKTTLAQFVYNDEKVKQHFDIKAWVCVNQEFDVFKLTKAILEAIPLTCDTMDLNLQQIKLKEFLHNKRFLIVLDDVWNESYTMWEILRRPFEFGAQGSCVLVTTRNENVASAMLTVPSYHLKPLADDDCWLLFSEHAFEGGRFKRSTALEDIGREIVKKCRGLPLAAKALGGLLRSKVDSREWVKVLESKIWDFPSDRSNILPALMLSYYYLPSTLKRCFAYCSIFPKNYQFRRKELVRLWMAEDLLLHPKRNGNAEELGTEYFNNLASRSFFLNSSRRRFIMHDLIVDLAEFVSGDFSLRLEGKMNTLPSKRTRYLSYNSKLQLDDLEKIMATCENLRTFLPSQALSCPRCLNNEAVSSLISKHKSLRILSLSHCGNLTALPDFLGDLIHLRYLDLSATPISKLPESTCSLHKLEILLLTNCSHLAELPLQIGSLINLRCLDIRGTIIGEMPPHMGTLTNLQTLTRFVQGSGQGSGIEELKNFPFLKGKISISNLQNVTYPHDAMKANLLGNMELNELMLIWGTNADESKNVRSLLHWLEPPMTLEKLTIRNYGSTSFPAWLGDCQFSKLVSLSLNDCANCLCLPTLGQLPSLKALSLVGFMIVTHVDGVFYNNSSMDAKKSQTHNTTPFRCLESLHFENMPQWQEWLPFGEEGKEDEDGAFPCLKRLAIKNCPKLKGLNLIQKLPSIEKIVITKCEQLVVVVPPTICELQLECCEKVSIQSLLPQLLNLKISSYNAAESLFEAIDNRSSCIEKLSISSCPLIQHLPSNGIANTLKSLTIINCENIEFPMSQCFPYLEFLCIKWSCDSLRSFIMDLFPNMIHLEIQGCQNLESLVVTGVQLQYLQSLNSLRICNCPNFESFPEGGLRAPNMTNLHLEKCKKLKSFPQQMNKMLLSLMTLNIKECPELESIPEGGFPDSLNLLEIFHCAKLFTNRKNWDLQRLRFLRSFAIAGACEDGESFPERWLLPSTLTSFHILALWNLKYLDEDSLQKLTSLETLGIACCPKLQCMPAKLPCSISTLHIVRSPRLEERCRGRKSEDWPKIAHIPMIRINRKLLQ